The following are encoded in a window of Bacillus xiapuensis genomic DNA:
- a CDS encoding MerR family transcriptional regulator yields the protein MNDGKYNIKAVSNIVGIQPGTLRAWERRYQILDPVRNESGHRLYTEEDVQLLKGLTAKVSQGFTISQAISLMDSRDMEREKAENEQQALSEGLLQALLAFNERKAQEYINQAFSFYTMDKVTDDLLAGAVGRIEDMLNEGTITAAHEHFALSILHTRIKMIMHSLTYNSMLPKVMAVCGPGEQHETDGMLFTLFVRRRGYEVVYLGSGLKESDLKAALRTAAPKYLFFSVTRAENLAETVEWIHHLKEEWRNLEIGIGGKAVNTLKDRSEFIIKAKPFIIGNSGEEWERWLNEGK from the coding sequence ATGAACGATGGCAAATATAATATTAAAGCGGTATCCAACATAGTGGGCATCCAGCCAGGAACCCTTCGTGCCTGGGAAAGAAGATATCAAATACTGGATCCGGTTCGCAATGAATCGGGTCATCGCCTATATACGGAAGAGGATGTGCAATTATTGAAGGGGCTCACAGCCAAAGTAAGCCAGGGCTTTACCATCAGCCAAGCAATTTCATTAATGGACAGCCGTGATATGGAGAGAGAAAAAGCTGAAAACGAGCAGCAAGCGCTTTCTGAGGGGTTATTGCAGGCCCTGCTGGCGTTCAATGAAAGAAAGGCTCAGGAATACATCAATCAAGCGTTTTCATTCTACACGATGGATAAAGTGACGGATGATCTATTGGCGGGGGCGGTTGGTCGGATTGAAGATATGCTGAATGAGGGGACAATCACGGCTGCGCATGAGCATTTTGCCTTATCCATTTTGCATACCAGAATCAAAATGATCATGCATTCCCTTACTTATAATAGCATGCTCCCTAAAGTAATGGCGGTATGCGGGCCGGGAGAGCAGCATGAGACGGATGGAATGCTTTTCACGTTGTTTGTTCGGCGGAGGGGTTATGAGGTCGTTTATTTAGGCTCCGGTTTGAAAGAAAGTGATCTGAAGGCTGCCTTGCGTACCGCTGCACCGAAATATTTGTTTTTTTCGGTCACAAGGGCTGAAAACCTGGCAGAAACGGTGGAATGGATTCATCATTTAAAAGAAGAGTGGAGAAATTTAGAAATAGGGATTGGAGGAAAGGCCGTCAATACACTAAAAGACCGCTCCGAATTCATAATTAAAGCCAAGCCGTTCATTATCGGCAACTCTGGAGAAGAATGGGAACGATGGCTAAATGAAGGAAAATAA
- a CDS encoding metallophosphoesterase: protein MMGFIVFAALIGGSFLLYMWIEGLRNDVKKDTVAVKDYRGRKPVTVFFISDIHRRKIHPSIIDQVKGKAEVVIIGGDLAERGVSRRRIADNLRRLREVAPVFFVWGNNDYELPQNEMKSLLAAQDIKVLRNESYRWRTAAGEEIYILGVDDLSKGYSDKKQTFSQVPEGACKIMISHNPLFAKRISDDDRVALFLSGHTHGGQIRLFGMGLYKQGGWKRQGKMWILVSNGYGTSTLPFRLGARAETHLITIVSSN from the coding sequence ATGATGGGGTTTATCGTTTTTGCGGCTCTTATCGGAGGGAGCTTCTTGCTTTATATGTGGATAGAAGGATTGCGCAATGATGTGAAAAAGGATACGGTGGCTGTCAAGGATTACCGTGGCCGAAAGCCGGTGACCGTCTTTTTTATATCCGATATTCATCGCCGAAAAATTCATCCGTCCATTATTGACCAAGTGAAGGGAAAGGCGGAAGTTGTTATCATCGGGGGAGATCTTGCGGAAAGAGGCGTCAGCCGAAGAAGAATAGCGGATAACTTGCGCAGGCTAAGGGAGGTGGCTCCTGTTTTTTTTGTGTGGGGAAATAATGATTACGAGCTGCCCCAGAACGAGATGAAATCTCTGCTGGCGGCGCAGGACATCAAAGTATTGCGCAATGAATCCTATCGCTGGCGAACCGCAGCCGGAGAGGAAATATATATATTGGGCGTTGATGATCTGAGCAAAGGCTACAGCGATAAGAAACAGACATTTTCTCAGGTGCCTGAGGGTGCCTGTAAAATTATGATCAGTCATAACCCGCTATTTGCCAAAAGAATCAGTGATGACGATCGGGTCGCTCTCTTTTTGAGCGGGCATACACATGGAGGGCAGATACGGCTGTTCGGCATGGGATTATACAAGCAGGGGGGATGGAAAAGGCAAGGAAAGATGTGGATCCTGGTGAGCAATGGCTATGGCACAAGCACTTTGCCTTTTCGTCTCGGTGCCCGGGCAGAGACCCATTTAATTACAATCGTTTCCTCTAATTAA